In Zingiber officinale cultivar Zhangliang chromosome 3A, Zo_v1.1, whole genome shotgun sequence, the DNA window GGGGTTGGAAACGGAATAAGCCTTCACTGTGCTGGCGAGGGGTGATGAAGTAGTGGAACAGGCGGGCGGACCAGGAAATTTAGCAGACTTCGCACAAGATCACAAAGCCACACAGAATTTTTATAGAATTGGGGGTCAGTTGACCCAAAAAAATTCGAAAATAACATCTTACATCAGAGAACAGAGGATGGATAGGGAGGCGAAGTCCGGCCATGAACTGTTCCTTATAGAAGGTGACATATCCTGTCGGAGGAGCCGAGGCTTTATGCAGCGTAGTGGGGATGATGATATGCATGTCTCTGGAGATTTCATAGGTGAAGCGAAGATCATCCAAATCCATACCATCAAAAGTAGACACACCAGGAGGGTAAATGATGTTGGGGAAGGCCATGGGGAAGACTTAAGTGGAAGCCAGGAACACAGAGAGCAGAAACTACGAGGAAGCAAGGAGGCAGAGTGAACAGAGAGCGATGGTAGAGGGAGCGCAGAGGAAAAAGCTCCATGGAGTGGCAGCAACGACCTATTTATAACTGAAACCCACAAGGGCAAAATGGTCAAACTGTCATCAAACGACCCGTAATAAAAGCGGTTCAATAAGAGGAGCCGTCAAATCTTCATCCAAAATGAGGCTACTGTAGATGGTCTGATGTACGAGGGTCATCATGTGCTACCTCGGGAAAGAACGGTGTTGCATTGTGAAGCGGTATGGGTCCCTTGGTAAGATGTATTTTTGGTTTTGTAAAGGGAGGAATCCAGCTCGGGAGCCAGTTTCGTTAAGGAATGAATCTAGCTCGGGACACAGGGAGCAGTGTTCCAGGGGCACTAGTCGGAACGTCATCAGGTTCAAAACAAATCCCAGATCAAGAAAATAAACATATCGTAGGTCAtcgctgttggaaccccaaggttgttttggtgtgatcaacaagtcaagttaggtcccgcgttgtatttaaccttgtgtctaagtgtgtaggagcttaggagcacaggtactcgagcggaagatgcagctagcgagaaggacggcacgttgtgcgtccgagggacgaggtgttgcggaagagtacaccggaaaacgagaaggaagtgcacgcggtggttccgagggacgaaagtcggagcggaagattgctcggggagcaagagacgcagctagcgcgaaggtcggcacggggtgcgactgagggacgaagactgcggatgagtacgctggtggacgagaaggaacacgcgacaattccgagggacggaGGGAAGgcactcgagaaggccggaacatgggttcgggtgagccctattccggaaggccgagatcacccaagcaagcggagccggagcagaagacccggaccgagatgagacTGGATCGGACAGAGGTTCCGGTCGAAAAGTCAAcgtatgttgaccttagggctccggggcgcccggagccgaccggggcgcccggaccagtaaagttgaccagatcgagatttatctcgatctgaacgttgggggataagttttatcctcccaggacgcccggaacccttccaggcgccctgaccaaggctataaatatagccttggtccagaagcttttgatAGAACTCATTAATTGTAAATCCTACACTTCtctttagtctaagcttctgtttcgcacttcaacgttgtacgaggcttctccgcccgaaggagttttattgagcttaatcttccttagattaacaaccacatcggttgtaatcaagtaaatcttttgtgcctcgcttttctttatgcttttaatttatctgcttaacttaattatgcaagtgttagcctaaagagttcgaggagggtttgtttttttttgtgttagcaggatatccaacaaccccctcctagccggcccaacggtcctacaagtgatatcagagccgagTTCGCCTCAGAAAaactaaccgtcgtctgaagcaataaaacgatggccggagctagcgactacccacctgcattcgagggggtgttttccatctggaaacaaaacatggaggtataccttaactcagattctgatatttctttaataatgaaatttggttatgaagaacaaaagaacacgaacggagaaggactcgatctacgcctctggaacgaaaagcaacgtgagcagtctatggcaaatgggcgagcaaaatattatcttctgaatgtaataccaaaggaagatttcaaaaaggtcgcagattatgaaagcgcaaaagaactttgggaaaagttcttgcagctctacgaagaaccttcagaagctgacacctcaatagacaccgagccaccgacagaagagtccgaaatcgaggtaagtactacaacagccgaagtacatcccgagatcgatgaagggggagaatcttcggaagaaagcaactcgatagggggagaatcaattactgacaaggtaagtcaggtatggactcgaacctctgatcaattgaatgattcaatcgaagaattgcctgaaaatttttgcgaatcatcgaaagagttttttatattagaaaatcaattgtcaaacttatcctacaaatttgaaatattatcgaaagagttcttcgaatttcaaaatatcttaacaaaagaattttgcaagttggaaactttgctaaaaaacgtttgtgaatcacaaagaagtttttcgaaagaattatgcaacttagaaatattatcgaaaactttttctggtcctacaagtggtcctaaaaatttggaagtacaaattactttattgaaaaagttttatgaattagaaattgattcatcgaaaaatattttcggattaagaaacctattagtaatagattcctgtaaattcttattgttaaaaaattctggcaaattacaaaatattctttcaaatgaattttccacattgccaaaagatttttttatattattgaggaattttatcaagatagaatttatgctatttgaatatttttgtgaacttgaaattcaaaaaataatagaaattaacatgatacaaattgttgcatgtttaatatttgtggctttaaatttgaaacagtgtgatttaagaagttttgagaaattaaaatggaaatttaaatcctgttgataaagagcattagaacaacagttaaataaatgcaaagaaattttttttacgttatcaattttgctaaattttcttagaatgattttttttgtgaaaattattgcaaaatttttcaaagttcTCGAAATTGCTCTAAAAGgatcttaatgacttagaaattcttttgctTAGAGgtatttttttctaagtctttaacccttagattgtttttcttgaaaccccatttttattgtgatcaaagggggagaagagaaagtataagtctagggggaggtagagaaaattgaaattttctgttaaattctgttaaaatttaattttatctatcatgttgcatgttattgcaataaattgtttaatttcatatctatttttgtccctagcttaacttgggttgatcacaccaaaaagggggagattgttggaaccccaaggttgttttggtgtgatcaacaagtcaagttaggtcctgcattgtatttaaccttgtgtctaagtgtgcaggagcttaggagcacaggtactcgagcggaagacgcagctagcgagaaggacggcacattgtacgtccgagggacgaggtgctgcggaagagtacatcggcagacgagaaggaagtgcgcgcggtggttccgagggacgaaagccggagcggaagattgctcggggagcaagagacgctagCCTGAAGGTCGGTGAGTGCGGTGAGGGACTGCGGATGAAATCGTCTGGTGGGCGAGAAGGAACAGGCAATTCGAGGGACgaggaggaagcacgctcgagaaggccggaacatgggttcgggtgagccctattccggaaggccgagatcactcaagcaaacggagccggagcgaacagacccggaccgagatgagctggatcgagacaagctgaaccggagtcgaaaagtcaatgtatgttgaccttagggctccgggcgcccagaaccgaccggggcgcccggaacccttccgggcgcccggaatggacttttcaacaggatcaagttttgactcgatctgaccgttgggggataaaatttatccccccagggcgcccggaacccttccaggcgcccggatcaagactataaatatagccttggtccagaagcttagatagaactcactgattgtaaatctagtgcttgcacactctcttttagtctaagcttctgttttctgtacttcaacgctgtacgaggcttctccgccagaaggagttttattgagcttaatcttccttggattaacaaccacatcggttgtaaccaagtaaatcttttgtgcctcgcttttctttatgcttttaatttatctgcttaacttaattatgcaagtgttagcctaaagagttcgaggagggtttgttttcctttttgtgttagcaggatatccaacaaccccctcctagccggcccaacggtcctacaatcgCAGGTCTGGAAGTGAACCGATCGGAGGTCGGGAAATGAAAAGATTCCCGGTCGGGAAACAAACAAATCCCAAGTTGGAAAACAAACATCCCAGGACGAAGAACAAGTAGATCTGAGACCATTTCTTAAGTTTATGGCAGTTTAAACAAACATAGATCGATGGATTCCCTAAGTTTTAACACCTTTAAGCACACAAGCAGATCTGTCAGATTTCAAAATTACAAATAAAGAGGATTACATTAAGGCTGAGGGCCTGAAGGAGGGCCTGGAGGAAGCACATCACTCGGGGGAGGAGCCATAAGATTCAAAAAGTCGTTATCTGCGGCGAAAGACGGGAAGGCTTCATCGGGAACTTCTTGCAGCAGGTGCTCCCTGTCCAGGAAGTCAGCTGGGGGGGGGGCGGAGCGAAGAAGTCTCTGCTCAAATAGTTGGCGCACTGCGCCCACACCCCCGTAGCAGAGCATCCGGTCGGCAAAATCACCTATCTTCTTCTGGAAGACCAGAGACTTGATGTAAGAGATTCGATAGGCTTCGAGGCGAACACTTTCGCCTGACCGATACTCTACCAGCTCCACCCTCACTTCCTCTGTAGCTGCCAGGGCCAGTGCCTTCTCCTGCTTTAAGAAGGAGGCCTCCGTATGTGCTTTGAGGAGATCGGCATGAAAAGACCTGATGGTGGCCTGATCCTGAACCTGCTGAGCCTTAAATACTTCTCACGATCAACATCGGCAGCCAGGTCCGCTCGAGCAACCGCTAGATCTTTCTGCAAAACTCTATGAGACTCCTGGAGTGCCTCCAGATCTACAGAAAGAGAGACCAGCTTGGTGTCTTTCTCCTCCAATTCAGTCGCCAGCTGGCGGCGGAGCTGCCCCTCTGAATTCAGCTTCGAGTCACGGGTCTTCAGGGCTGATTGTAGTTCTTTTATTTTCTCGGTGGTCTCCTGAGCCAGGTCCCGAGCAGTATGAGCCGACTCCTCGACCGCATACAGGTAAGAATCCATAGGGTTGAGCGGATCACGAGGAGTCAGCGACAACTCCAGTTCACGGATTCGAGCCTTCAGGGTCTCTATTTCTCGGAGTAGGTCAGAGGTAAAATTGGTCAATCACAAGCCGTTGGAGCATGTCTATCGggtaaaaagaagaaaatcaacaaTAATATCAGGATTAAGTCGAGGAAAGGAACACTCACTAATATGATATGTTGGGAGGCCAGATTCAAACTTTCCCACAAGGAGCCTCCACAGATCTGCTTCTTTGGCTGATCGCCAAAGGGTGTCTAGGTCACCGTGCAGATGGATTTTGCCACAGACCGTAGGGGCATCTGCCTCCGTCGAAGTCCCCACTGGGTCAGATTCTAATGCGGCCATAGAGGGCAGGTGCCAAGAGGCCATGAAATCCCGCTCGTTCCTCTGAGACCGTGCCCGGGTGTGGGCGACTGATGGGGAGGCGGCCGGGAGAGCGGAAGGGATCGTAGGGCTCCCGGGCTGGTCTCCAGCAGAAGGATCGGCATGCTCAGAAGCCAAGACCTGGACGGGAGCAGGGGCCAGAACTTTCGCCGATCGAGGAGACTCTTGAGCAGAAGCTTCGGCTGTTTGGGGTGGTACTCGGGGAATTTTGGAAGTCCGTCCGATTGGAGGAAGCGAAGAAGATGAGGTCGTAGGGGCGACTCTCTTACGCTTGCATTGAAGTTGCAGGCGTTTgtttggaggaggagagggaaccCGCTCTTCCTCGACGGGATCCATAGCTGCAGGGACAACCTCAGTAGGGCCTACTGGCAAAAGTAGAGGGGTGGAGGATGCTGAGGGTTCCTCCACAGGTTCGTGAGAAGAAGTAGCTGAAGGAGCAGCCAGGCCCTTTGCAATCTCATCACCTACGTCCTTCAAAAGGTGGTTGGGCTTTTGGGCCGATCCCTTTGAGTAGGCTCGGAACATGACAGCCTCTGCAAAGCAAGAAGGAAGTACTTCAGTTAGTGAAGACCGGCAGAAGGAAGAGCAACATCTTACCAAACGGAGCTCCTATGTCCGCTGGAACCAGGTTGAGTCCGAAGAAGTGTAAAAAACCTTCTCGCAGTATCACGGAAAAAAGAAGTTGAACTCCCTGTTGCTTCTCGGCGGCTGTATGACAGGCAGGATGATGGGTATGGTCGCGCAACTCAAAGGGGGAAGGAAGAGCGGAGCGCCATTGAGTCGGCCAGGTCACCAAATCAGGCAGACGGATAAAGAAAAAGTTGGATTTCCAACCTTTGTTGGAGGAAGGCATATCGGAAAAGAATTTACATCCAACCCTGGATTGCACCATGAACACGCCAGGCTCAGAGTGTTTCAATGAATAGAAATGATGGAAAAGTTCTGCGGTTAGGGGAATCTGGTACACCCTACAGAGGATGACCATGCCGCAGATGACACGAATGACATTCAGGGCAAACTGGGAAAGCGGAATCCTAAAGTACTGACTTAGAGAAGAGAAAATGGGATGAAGAGGAAAGCGGAGACCTCCGAAGAGGTGATCCTTAAAAAAGGTTACAAAACCCTTGGGAGGGGAGGAAGGGTGTTCAGTCGGTCGGGGAGCACGCAGTTGGTAATCGGCAGTAAGGTGCAAGCTTTCTTGAAACTGGGCTAGGTCGCTATCATCTAGGTTGAAACTGTAATATGAATACCAGGGAGCCACGTTACCTTTAGCCATTGGAGAATAGAATAAAGATTAGGATGAAAACAAAGAGGAGAAGCGCTTGCAAGTAACAATCAGGGAAGAACTTAAGAGATAGAGCAAGAAGCAACAGAGCCGAAGAATGACAGCAAGGTGAGAAGGTGATGGCGGatgacctttagggtttataaagagaagccCCTCGGAAATATCGAAAGGAGAGGGGAAGGCGCAGTAACTTGAGTTGTCGGATCTAGGGTCACGTGCTAAAAGGCGCTGATTAGCTACAGTGGTGATATAGGGTCGGGCAACACGTGTCGCTTCTCTAGGAAAGACATTAAAAAGGTCTTAATGATGGATGTGACAAGGAAATCATGAGAAGGGATTTTTGTATGGCATCATTCCGGCGTGCGAAGACCGTACGTCAGCAAGAAAGGCAGCCATGCGGTTACCTTGGGAAAAGTAAGACCATGCGTTATGATTATAAAACCACCTCGGGAAAGAGGAGGGAAGACGAAGGGACGCAAGAATTTGAATTGGGCGCTTCTTAAGATTAAAAgtaaacaaatgttgttctaatTAAAATTTGCTTGAGATATGTGCAGGAAATATTGCAAGTAGCGCATAGTTGGCCAGACATCTATAGTATATCACCCGGGCAGGAATTTCAAGAACAATCTCCAGGCCAGCAAGACACTATTGATCCGATTCCTGGACTGGCCCAGAAGGATTTCTTAACggtcgtccaggtcggtgtcccagactctcgcctagtgctgtaaacgagccgagtcGAGCTTGAGCCAGTcttggctcgagctcggctcgactcaATTTAAGTTAGCTCGGATTGAGCTCGATCAATCTTGTAAATttaagctcgagcttggctcgatcaTTTAATccaaggctcgagctcgactcgaaaagctcgaattaaattcaagctttcaagctcgagctcgagctcgagccaaAGTCATAACCTAAGCCATTTTTTAAATTCTACAATGTAGAATGCAGAATTGTAGATCATAAGTTTTCTAAAACAATCCATAGAATTTCAAAATTGTCagaatttaaaaactaaaatattcaTAACCTAAGCCAATTTTTCTGTAAATCAAAGTATCAAACAATAACAACTTTAAATAAAAATGACCAAATTCCTCTCTAAAAGACTAAAACTAAACATCAAAACACCAATTATTCATAAAAGAAAAAACTACTTGAACTGTTGAACATCAcaaattcacaagtcacaacacaaatatataataaaaaacacataaataaaaaaCACAATTATATGATAAAACACTATTCTTGTTGCCAAAATACCAAACTTCATCTCAAATTCCCAACAAAATTAACCAAATCCAAAAACATAATATTCCAAATTCAAACCGCCCAAACTACTCAAAACATTAAATTTCTGCAGCAATCAATATCTTCTTCTCCATATCAAATTCTCAATCATACCACCTATACTGCAACTTGCATTTAATAATACGAAgtgatattaagcttaactaaaatcttaCACTGGAAACACAGGTTAAACAAAGAACTGAATCTTACTTACTTTAACATGTGTTTAACATATGTGTTTCCATATCAAAATTCTACAGCAATTTCCATATCTTCTTCTTTGTTTAACATGTGTTTCCAAAATTCCATATCAAATTTCTGCAGCAATCATACCACAATAATTACACCGGAAACAACATGATAAACAAAGAACTGAAATCTTACTTACTTTAAGAGGTAGATATTGGAAGAAAAATTTCTTGATAAGTTTTAGCTTTCTGAAAAAGTAAAAATTAGATAAATAAGCGATTAAATTCATTAGTATGTAACTTAGAAAGCTAATAATGAAATATAACTTACTTTAGTCTTCTTTTTCAGTTCATGTATATGTCGAAGCCAATCACCCCCACACAGTAGAGTCTGCACCGTGTCTAGAGAGAGAGATGAACGATAAGAATCAATAACTCTTGTCCCTGCACtaaatgttgcttctgaagccacTGAACTCACTGGAATAGCTAAAATATCAGCTTCTATCTTTGACAATATTGGATACTGCATTCTATTCATCCTCCACCATTCTaaacatgaaaaaattttagGAATCTCATTCTTCTTTAGACGACCCTTTTCAAGATAATCTACCAATTCAGATCTCTTAGTCTCTGAAGTTTCAACTTTTGCACAATATTCATCAAAATCATCCCAATTATACACAGAATTTTGTTGACTTCTTCTAGCACTTGAAGAACCAAAACTCTCAGACTCAGGTAAATGAGGCGCTCCTTTATTAGTTTCTTCAACAACATACTCCTCATAAAGAgaattaattatctccttaacttTTGAGATATGCTTAGAGGCATCCAATTCAGAATAAAGCTTAGGAAAACAAAATTCAACTGCAAGCATTTTTTTGGTTGGATCTAACACAACAGCTATAGCCATCAATAAATTACAATCACCCCAATATTTGtcaaatttttctttcattttactaGCTAATTGCTTAAGAAACAAATCTTCATGTTGTGCATAAATATCCAATGCTAACTTTATATTTTGAACTTCTTGAAGAAATAAATT includes these proteins:
- the LOC122050216 gene encoding zinc finger BED domain-containing protein RICESLEEPER 2-like → MKDTIQRSRTLACEGNLFHVRCCAHILNLCVQDGLREIEGIIGNIRESVEYVNRSEARRVQFAECVQQLQLKDKKLIRDCKTRWNSTFEMLSCALKFKEAFKMFKERDPFYGCCPQEEEWDKAQKICSLLEAFGQPHTLFQQLASKMKEKFDKYWGDCNLLMAIAVVLDPTKKMLAVEFCFPKLYSELDASKHISKVKEIINSLYEEYVVEETNKGAPHLPESESFGSSSARRSQQNSVYNWDDFDEYCAKVETSETKRSELVDYLEKGRLKKNEIPKIFSCLEWWRMNRMQYPILSKIEADILAIPVSSVASEATFSAGTRVIDSYRSSLSLDTVQTLLCGGDWLRHIHELKKKTKKFDMEFWKHMLNKEEDMEIAVEF